Part of the Verrucomicrobiota bacterium genome is shown below.
CATCGAGGCGGTTTGATATTTGTTTCCGATGAGGAAAACTTTTTCGCCGAGCTTTTGCTCAAACCCTTGCCGGAATGCCTCGACACTTTCCGTCAACGACCTCCAGCCTCGTAACCGCGAACTCGGGTCAAGCGCATAAGGCCACCGATAACCCAGTATCCGCACCAGATCCGTTTCCAGGGTAAACAGGGTGACGACCGCTCCCAGCCCGAGCGCCGCCAGACAGAAACGGCCGGCCGGTTTACGGCTTCGCGACCAGCGCAGCCACTGCGCTGCCGCCAGGATCCCCAGGCTGACAAAGGCGGGCGCCGTCCAGTTCGGTTCGCCCGCCCGGTTAAGTGCCAGAATGAAGTAGGTGGCCAGGAGCGGCCAGGTGAAACTGAGCAGAAAACAAACCCGGCCGCTTTGAGACGCTTTAGGGATCGATCCGAAGAAGGCGGCCAGAAAACCGATGAACAAAAGGGGCGAATAAACCCCCAGATGAGCGCCCAGGAACTGGCCGGTTTGCGACAAGTGTATGCCGAATGGATGATCCAGCCCGCCCCGTTGGGACAAATGTTCCAGGGTGATCCACTCGTGCTGCTGATTCCAGATCAACGGCGGCAGCAGAAACGGCATAAACCCGAGCAGCAACGAATAAAAACCGGGCCGGCGGAGTTCTCCGCGGTATTTCGGCATGACCGCCAGGAAAAACAAGGCGGAGAACAGCTGAAACGCGTTGGTGTACTTCGCCAGGAACCCGGCGCCAATAAGCGCCCCGGTGAAGGGCCACCACCAGCAAAAGCGAGGGCTGCGCTCCAGGGCGAGCCAGAACGTGACCAGGGCGGCCGCCCAGAAGAAAATGGAAAGGGGATCAATGGTCATGACGATTGAGCCCACGTTGAAAATCGGCACCATGTTCAACGCGATCGTGGCCCAGAACGCCACGCTTTCACGGTAAAGACGCCGGGCCAGAAAATAGACCAGCAGGGAAGTTCCCAGGCCGAGCAGCGGGGAAAAAAAACGGACGCCGAACTCGGTGGCGCCCCAGAGGGTGGTGCCCGCCAGGATGGTCAGGGCGACGCCCGGACCTTTGCTGTAATAGCTGAGGTCCGGGTGCTGAGCCCAAAGGGTGTAGTAGGCTTCGTCAGGAGACAATTCGTAATTTGCCGCCAACACCCAGCGCAAGGCCGTCAGGGCGAGCAGAAACAGCAAGACAAACAAGAACCGCAATCTCATGGGCACGGCCCCGGGATGAGGTCCGGGTGGCGGCGGAACCAGTCGGCAAACCACCTCGGGCCGAGCCCCTGATACAGGCGCCCGTAGATCTGCGCCAACAGCCAGGCAAACACGATACCGAGCGCCGCGGAAACCGCCACGTCGCTCGGCCAATGCGAACCGCAGTAAACCCGGGAATAGGCCACCAGTGCCGCCGGCGCCGCGTAGAGCCAGCCCCACCGTCTGAAAAACAGGACCGCGGTCGTGGCAATGACCGCGTTATTCATGGCGTGCCCTGAAGGAAACGAACGGCCGCCGTCCTGCAATGGTGTTTGCGGCGCGGGCGAGTATTCCACCCGCGGGGGTTGCAGCGCCCCGAAGAATGCCGGATGCGTGTGCCGCAGGCTTACCTCCCGCACGCCGGCAAGCGCTTCGTGCGGCCGCGCCCGGTGGACCCATTTTTTGGTGAATTGGGTAAAAACCCCATCCGTCAATCCCACCGACACCAGGGTCACAACGACGAAGCTACGCATTCGAACCCCGCCTTTCCATAACAGCAGGAGGCCCGCCAGGACCAGCAGCGGCAGCCAGACCGAGAAGTTCGTGATCGTGGCCATCAGGGAATCCAACGCGGGGTTTGTCCAGTCGCGGTTGATCAGGAGCAGCAGCGTTTTGTCCATGCGGCATGAGGCGGGACGGGTAAGCTAAAACACCGTTTTTATGAGACAAGTAAAGAATCTCCTGTGCCTGCTGCTGTGCTGCGCGGCCCTCAGCTACTTGCCGGCAGCGCTGGCTCAGCAAGACGCACACGCCATTCTGGACCAGATCCGCGCCGCGCAGGGCCAGCTCAACGAAGATTTGACGGGCCAATTGCGCCTGGCGGACGGAACCGTGATCCCCTTCCGGCTACGGCTGCGCGGCGCGCAGGTCACCTACGAGTTCGACAACCCGAGGGAATCCCTGACGTTGGACCTCGGTGAAACCGGGTCTCAACTGCGCGATGAAACCCAGGCAGGATCTCAACGGCTGACCGGTAGCCGGTTGCTCCAGCCGGTACGCAACTCCGATCTCACCTACGAGGACCTGTCCCTTCGATTCATTTACTGG
Proteins encoded:
- a CDS encoding glycosyltransferase family 39 protein, which translates into the protein MRLRFLFVLLFLLALTALRWVLAANYELSPDEAYYTLWAQHPDLSYYSKGPGVALTILAGTTLWGATEFGVRFFSPLLGLGTSLLVYFLARRLYRESVAFWATIALNMVPIFNVGSIVMTIDPLSIFFWAAALVTFWLALERSPRFCWWWPFTGALIGAGFLAKYTNAFQLFSALFFLAVMPKYRGELRRPGFYSLLLGFMPFLLPPLIWNQQHEWITLEHLSQRGGLDHPFGIHLSQTGQFLGAHLGVYSPLLFIGFLAAFFGSIPKASQSGRVCFLLSFTWPLLATYFILALNRAGEPNWTAPAFVSLGILAAAQWLRWSRSRKPAGRFCLAALGLGAVVTLFTLETDLVRILGYRWPYALDPSSRLRGWRSLTESVEAFRQGFEQKLGEKVFLIGNKYQTASMLAFYLKDKCLEGPGHPPVYIPESQDIENEFSFWPRYDEFVDAPPPANRAESLFTEQAGINPFMNRSALFITDRPAGGPPQAIQGAFSRWELVAVFALERRNLPLRQLRIFACYQYQTLPL
- a CDS encoding phosphatase PAP2 family protein, which translates into the protein MDKTLLLLINRDWTNPALDSLMATITNFSVWLPLLVLAGLLLLWKGGVRMRSFVVVTLVSVGLTDGVFTQFTKKWVHRARPHEALAGVREVSLRHTHPAFFGALQPPRVEYSPAPQTPLQDGGRSFPSGHAMNNAVIATTAVLFFRRWGWLYAAPAALVAYSRVYCGSHWPSDVAVSAALGIVFAWLLAQIYGRLYQGLGPRWFADWFRRHPDLIPGPCP
- a CDS encoding outer membrane lipoprotein-sorting protein, giving the protein MRQVKNLLCLLLCCAALSYLPAALAQQDAHAILDQIRAAQGQLNEDLTGQLRLADGTVIPFRLRLRGAQVTYEFDNPRESLTLDLGETGSQLRDETQAGSQRLTGSRLLQPVRNSDLTYEDLSLRFIYWRRATVEGEQPVKTVSCWIILVQPPGGSESQYGSVRLWVQKDGGALMRAEGFNRQGQLIKRFELISGQRIGGKWWLKQMRIEQLDPQTRRIISRTYLEINAPS